The DNA window TCTATAACCGTCTtacgccgattaacgttatagttAAATGCATCCAGCTCCGACTGCGCGTGCACGTgtttctccgttcaaataaagcagacagctgatgacgcacttttgaaagactacagcgcacgcgcgtaaaagcaaagtaaaaaaattcgcTCTTGGGTCagactgataaataattttctttcccatcgacgacatgtcctgcattttgacgtaattttttattttttttttttgaaagtaaaaattatacttatagttttagggtggctgagatcacagacagggggctggagccaccctaaagaAGGTCTTGAACCGCCCCTTGTACTGAGTAAAAAAATGtctgaatattataaatataatgtgatgatTTACCTTATTCAAATACATGagaaaataatttcaattaataaaaacttaaatCACAGAGGACattctttacattaaaaaaaagcctgagctcattttctctgtaaagcagcagcttctctctctgttataCTATAACACAAAACTTAGAAAACGAAACTTAAAGAACGAAGCAACGAACGAAGCAACGAACGAAGCAACGAACGAAGCAACGAACGAAGCAAcgaactcactcactcactcactcactcactcactcactctcagtgcaggaaaatggcagagtccagtatttcagtacatttttctgtggatcacttcagctgtccagtgtgtctggatctcctgaatgATCCAGTGGCTACGtcctgtggtcacagtttctgtaaggtgtgtattaatggcttctgggatcaggaggatgtgaagggcgtctacagctgtcctcagtgtagagagactttcactccaaggcctgttctacgcaggaacaacatgctggctgaagtggtgaagaaactgaagaagactgaacTCCAAGCTGCCTCTCCTGCTCACTTTTATGCTGGACatggagatgtggagtgtgattcctgcatagggagaaaacacaaagccgtcAAGTCCTGTCTGGTTTGTCAGGCCTCCTATTGTGAAGAGCATCTTAAACCTCACTATCAGTCTCctgcctttaagaagcacaagttagttgaagcctgtgcagagctccaagagaagatctgctctgaacatgacaaactgatggagatCTACTGTCGTACTGACCAAAGCTTCATCTGTTACTTGTGTATGATGGATCAACATAAAGGTCATGATACAGTTTCAgctaaaacagaaagaactaaaaaacaggtgagaactggatattattattcttttttaagttaatttctacaaattctatttctaatctaatttctattgaggtgatctgattggttatatgactgtcattcagtgtaaggtggatttttattaaaagtcaaaatgtgttttgtaaagaCGTGTGAAACAGTTCAGACCAGTCAGTGTACTTTAAACAGCCAACGGCATAACAATaatgatatgatgatgatgatgatgatgatgatgaagatattTATCATTGTCATGTAAAACTTTTTTCTGATTTCaaagtctattttattttacttctaaaAGTGTTGAAGCTTCCTTAaggcacatttacatttactttatatttatatggcatccacttcctccaggtaacattcactgtctgatctacagagggcgctgttcctcacaaagtttcctcctaaaagctcattacagcaataagaaatgttcctgtctgagatcacaagtgtgtctttgttctgattcagtctgagattcattTGTTCCTCTCGTctacttttctccttctctatgatgtgtttcctctctgtagagtttcctgtctctctgtgtttctcctggatgtgacgactTACCCAGCTTCACTGTTAATCAACATCTCTCAGTTGATGGAGagaggaaatctctctcagatctgaaaaaaCAAGTGAAGCAAATCTGTGAGGAGAAATTCAGCAAAATCAGACCAcaaggtgaacaaacaaacattgtttctgtatcacagtaAAAAGCCGTACAattcatctaacagaaataagaagtaagcaggaacaagactgcagaaaatcGCACAGTATTAGAATCAGTCTTGTAAATGACATCAAGATCAATTTAGCAGACAAAGTACAAATctactccgtccaaggtgtatccagccttgatgcccgatgatgcctgaaataggcacaagctgcccgtgacccgagaagttctgataagcagtagaaaatgaatgaatgaatgaagtaatcttacatttgtggagaaaatgtgaggaagcaaatttttcacattcacactttaaactgtttccacatcatttttctgtctctatTTTGCTCTGTGTCTccaaagctgcagcagttcagatgattttaccttcagaaccaaagagtagagaagattttctgcagtgtaggttttacacacacacacacacacacacacacacacacacacacacacacacacacacacacacacacacacacacacacacacacacacacacacacacacaaacacataaatacagacacacacagacacgcacacacacagacacacacacacagacacaaacatacaaacacacacaaacattcagtacacacacacagacatgtctgTATTGTTAGATCCATGTTTATAGAGCTGCATTAGGAGGatagatacacagacaggtgtctcacacacacttattataaatcctgtgattaacatctaatatgtggacattttattactgtagatttctgctatctgactctggatccaaacacagcacatcatcaactcattctgtctgagaagaacagagtggtgacatGCAGTGAGACACAACAGCGATACTatgatcatccagagagatttgactccttgcctcaggtgttgtgtaaggagagtgtgtggggacgctgttactgggaggtggagaggagcGGTTATGTGGACATATCAGtgtcatataaagagatcagcaggaaaggacAGGGTATTGAGTTTTTGTTTGGACACAACAGTCAGTCCTGGAGTATGTGGTGTTCTTCTTCCCCTGTCTCTTTCTGGCACAACAACATCAAGACTGCGCTCCGAggtccatcatcctccagaataggagtgtatgtggatcacagtgcaggaactctgtcattctacagcgtctctgacaccatgaggctcctccacagaatccacaccacattcactcagcctctatacgctggAGTCCTGATGTGGAGTTATAACTCAtctgtgaggttttgtgatccaaaataaaatgttagtaaaagtgtttataaaaactataagtgagatgtgagatttaatttgtccctgagctacagtgtgcagaaactggaacagtaatgcagaatgtagaaacagactatttaactgtaTGCACTATTACGATGGGTTTATTATAGTTgatataaaatgttcaatgtctcctcagaaataataaactttactcaaactgctctgtctttctgtgctgcTTGCTGGTGGAAACACAACCTACTGTGTGTAAAAGGCTTTTACACCTAAATGTTGCCCTGTTGTTGAGTTAGTGTTGTTTTGTACCTGTacatataattttgtttaagaGCTAAAAAACTAAAGTGATCAATGAGATAAAGTAAAGATTGAAAGTGCAAAAATGTAGAGAGACGGGAAAGTGTTATTATTGCACACAGATAATAGGCAACAGAAAAAGACACTTGGAGTGAAGATGTTactggggaaaaagaaaaggcaaTACGGAGAGCAGCAGAAGAATCAATTGGAAAAAGTTGTTCCATAGTGGAAAGAGGAGTGTAGTGAGGCTGTTCTTATCAGAAATAAAGCTCTAAGGAAAGTAAGAGGAAGATTTAATTTGAATGATTTAATTAACTATAAAAGAGCTCAAGCATCAGTGAGGCAGATCATcagtacagaaaagaaaaatatcggAGGCAATTGTGTAACAGAATTGCTGAAGAGATTGAAATTAACAAGTTATGGAGGATGATTATGATTATGGAGGAAGATGAGCAAGAACACCAGAAATTGATATGTTTATACATAAGGCAATCAAGatggaaaacacaaaacacaaccttgCAAACAATTTGAACACAAATAGCATAACATTGTACAACCTCCTGAGTGCTAAATTCCCTGGATTTGTGAAAATTCTTCAGTTAATTTTCAGAAAATACCTTCTATaaccgtctttgcggctttctgtcgattaacgttatagataaatgcatTAAACTCGCGCgcaaaagcaaattaaaatacgacatgtcctgcattttgatgtaatttttattttttatttttgaaagtaaaaattatacttatagtttcagggtggctgagatcacagacaggggggctggagcccctgatcgctaatatagcagattcatggaaaattacatcggtaatcagcatttttgccgcaactaatttatgaatgagtttgcatcaactacattaaagagatttgctttatttaaagtgaacaaAATACCCTACTTAACggagttgaacattaactgagccgcagccacacacctgactcgtgtgtgcagagtaggtgagatgaactgggaaagtagGCAGTGGGTCGTCAAATcactgtgaggaagaggagggagaactcaactgtttctaaatgcattttttgcgtttgtttttttctacttacataattatttgggtataaatacatatatttttcacaatagagagtgcgatatttttaaaatatttttttttaaaaaaaatcctcgaAAGGGGGACAACCCTCGGATGGGGGGGACAACCCtagggttggggggggggggggcatgtccCCTCCGTCctccccgggatttacgcccatgcttGTGGTTATTACAGATCACGGTCTATCAAGACAATTTCTTCATGTCGGCATGCTTACATGCTCTGGAGAAGGAACAAGGACCAGTGAGCTGTCACACAGAATTGTTTgcatgtttcatttgttttaccatgtgtgagtgtgtgaattgTGTGCCAAATCAGAGCATGATTTCTCTATTGATGAATGACTTTCATGTATTTG is part of the Tachysurus fulvidraco isolate hzauxx_2018 chromosome 12, HZAU_PFXX_2.0, whole genome shotgun sequence genome and encodes:
- the LOC113659365 gene encoding E3 ubiquitin/ISG15 ligase TRIM25-like isoform X2; amino-acid sequence: MAESSISVHFSVDHFSCPVCLDLLNDPVATSCGHSFCKVCINGFWDQEDVKGVYSCPQCRETFTPRPVLRRNNMLAEVVKKLKKTELQAASPAHFYAGHGDVECDSCIGRKHKAVKSCLVCQASYCEEHLKPHYQSPAFKKHKLVEACAELQEKICSEHDKLMEIYCRTDQSFICYLCMMDQHKGHDTVSAKTERTKKQSFLSLCVSPGCDDLPSFTVNQHLSVDGERKSLSDLKKQVKQICEEKFSKIRPQDFCYLTLDPNTAHHQLILSEKNRVVTCSETQQRYYDHPERFDSLPQVLCKESVWGRCYWEVERSGYVDISVSYKEISRKGQGIEFLFGHNSQSWSMWCSSSPVSFWHNNIKTALRGPSSSRIGVYVDHSAGTLSFYSVSDTMRLLHRIHTTFTQPLYAGVLMWSYNSSVRFCDPK
- the LOC113659365 gene encoding E3 ubiquitin/ISG15 ligase TRIM25-like isoform X1 — its product is MAESSISVHFSVDHFSCPVCLDLLNDPVATSCGHSFCKVCINGFWDQEDVKGVYSCPQCRETFTPRPVLRRNNMLAEVVKKLKKTELQAASPAHFYAGHGDVECDSCIGRKHKAVKSCLVCQASYCEEHLKPHYQSPAFKKHKLVEACAELQEKICSEHDKLMEIYCRTDQSFICYLCMMDQHKGHDTVSAKTERTKKQSFLSLCVSPGCDDLPSFTVNQHLSVDGERKSLSDLKKQVKQICEEKFSKIRPQAAAVQMILPSEPKSREDFLQYFCYLTLDPNTAHHQLILSEKNRVVTCSETQQRYYDHPERFDSLPQVLCKESVWGRCYWEVERSGYVDISVSYKEISRKGQGIEFLFGHNSQSWSMWCSSSPVSFWHNNIKTALRGPSSSRIGVYVDHSAGTLSFYSVSDTMRLLHRIHTTFTQPLYAGVLMWSYNSSVRFCDPK